Proteins from a single region of Catenulispora acidiphila DSM 44928:
- a CDS encoding tyrosine-protein phosphatase, protein MTTPPPRIPTVPADRRIPLAGTFNLRDVGGYPAAGGTVRAGLLLRGDALHRLDDSARATLAGLPVRTVVDLREDFEARLSPDALDGTGIAVLRLPVFRFTGDSFGKSPEDLKTVYDHMVDDCGEVLAAAVAHVATATAHPILVHCSAGKDRTGVVVAIILSLLGVSDEVIAEDYHLTSAYLAEEFTQAVEQLQAATGLGQRLNGQALACPPELILATLERMRASHGSIEGYLLAHGLTAQLVAELRRSLIEPLVVEAVVEAAVVEAVAAETAGEPTD, encoded by the coding sequence GTGACCACACCGCCGCCCCGGATACCGACCGTCCCCGCCGACCGCCGCATCCCGCTGGCCGGCACCTTCAACCTCCGCGACGTCGGCGGCTACCCGGCCGCCGGCGGCACCGTCCGCGCGGGCCTCCTGCTCCGCGGCGACGCCCTGCACCGCCTCGACGACAGCGCCCGCGCCACCCTGGCCGGCCTCCCCGTCCGCACCGTGGTGGACCTGCGTGAAGACTTCGAAGCCCGGCTGTCACCCGACGCCCTCGACGGCACCGGCATCGCGGTCCTGCGCCTCCCGGTCTTCCGCTTCACCGGCGACTCCTTCGGCAAGTCCCCCGAGGACCTCAAGACGGTCTACGACCACATGGTCGACGACTGCGGCGAGGTCCTCGCAGCCGCCGTGGCCCATGTGGCAACCGCCACAGCCCACCCGATCCTGGTCCACTGCTCCGCGGGCAAGGACCGCACCGGCGTCGTGGTCGCCATCATCCTGTCGCTCCTCGGCGTCAGCGACGAGGTCATAGCCGAGGACTACCACCTCACCAGCGCCTACCTCGCCGAGGAGTTCACCCAGGCGGTCGAGCAACTGCAAGCCGCCACCGGCCTCGGCCAACGGCTGAACGGCCAAGCCCTGGCCTGCCCGCCGGAGCTGATCCTGGCGACCCTGGAGCGCATGCGCGCCTCGCACGGCTCGATCGAGGGCTACTTGCTGGCGCACGGGCTGACCGCGCAGCTGGTCGCCGAGCTTCGCAGGAGCCTGATAGAGCCGCTGGTGGTGGAGGCGGTTGTCGAGGCAGCCGTGGTCGAGGCGGTCGCGGCGGAGACCGCTGGCGAGCCGACCGACTGA
- a CDS encoding LamG domain-containing protein encodes MTSFPLAATGSYAAVRPPEPPPVQAPPQAPPPMTSFPLAATGAYRSVGQQQGNADLSASGFRAVPQAGPGPGGQFAGPMGPPGPYGPPGPPGPPGPPPGDTTGKRRRTLLIGASVVAVAGVAGAAIFFATGSGSDSKKQPSPSTTPTTSGSAQGASGSATGPGGQAVNGTGSQPSSSASQSAPSSAPPSTSNAAPPAAKPVADLLHWRLNDKPGSTAAADTSGKKRAGAVSGEAGFSTAHGGSAAFSGAAKQIKGGQIQTKAPAIDTTKSFTVSMWVDQTGTTTPTKYAAAFSQDGPQCFAFTFSYSLDSKTWSFVRANADGPTPTTVGAGGTAPTPMNTWVKLTGVYDAQAGTLAFFINGVQQGGAVKTGSAPYAATGPFAIGRSWYGKFPTNPFKGYISDVQVFGRALSADEVKAL; translated from the coding sequence ATGACGTCGTTCCCGCTCGCGGCGACCGGCTCGTACGCGGCCGTCCGTCCGCCGGAGCCGCCGCCGGTCCAGGCGCCGCCGCAGGCACCGCCTCCGATGACCTCGTTCCCGCTCGCCGCGACCGGCGCCTACCGGTCGGTCGGGCAGCAGCAGGGCAACGCGGACCTGTCGGCCAGCGGGTTCCGGGCCGTTCCGCAGGCGGGACCCGGGCCGGGCGGGCAGTTCGCCGGTCCGATGGGCCCTCCCGGTCCCTACGGTCCGCCGGGACCGCCCGGACCTCCCGGTCCCCCGCCCGGGGACACCACCGGAAAGCGTCGCAGAACCCTGCTGATCGGGGCGTCCGTGGTCGCGGTGGCCGGTGTCGCCGGCGCGGCGATCTTCTTCGCCACCGGAAGCGGCAGCGACAGCAAGAAGCAGCCGAGCCCCAGCACCACGCCCACGACGTCGGGGTCGGCGCAGGGCGCGTCCGGCTCGGCGACCGGTCCGGGCGGACAGGCTGTCAACGGCACGGGTTCGCAGCCGTCCAGCAGCGCGAGCCAGAGCGCGCCGAGCAGTGCGCCGCCGTCCACGTCGAACGCCGCTCCGCCGGCTGCCAAGCCGGTCGCGGACCTGCTGCACTGGCGGCTGAACGACAAGCCCGGCAGCACCGCCGCCGCCGACACCTCCGGCAAGAAGCGCGCCGGCGCGGTGAGCGGCGAGGCCGGATTCTCGACCGCGCACGGCGGATCGGCGGCGTTCAGCGGCGCGGCGAAGCAGATCAAGGGCGGCCAGATCCAGACCAAGGCGCCGGCGATCGACACCACGAAGAGCTTCACGGTCTCGATGTGGGTGGACCAGACCGGGACCACCACGCCGACGAAGTACGCCGCCGCCTTCAGCCAGGACGGCCCGCAGTGCTTCGCGTTCACGTTCAGCTACTCGCTGGACAGCAAGACCTGGTCCTTCGTCCGGGCGAACGCCGACGGCCCGACGCCGACGACGGTCGGCGCCGGCGGGACCGCCCCGACGCCGATGAACACCTGGGTCAAGCTGACCGGGGTCTACGACGCGCAGGCCGGGACGCTCGCGTTCTTCATCAACGGCGTGCAGCAGGGCGGGGCGGTCAAGACCGGGTCGGCGCCGTACGCCGCGACCGGGCCGTTCGCGATCGGGCGGAGCTGGTACGGGAAGTTCCCGACGAATCCGTTCAAGGGCTACATCTCGGATGTGCAGGTCTTCGGACGCGCGCTGTCGGCCGACGAGGTGAAGGCGCTGTAG
- the panB gene encoding 3-methyl-2-oxobutanoate hydroxymethyltransferase, with amino-acid sequence MSAESSATQESAVSSSAAQPKLSLYGGTGTGRRVTVRDLAKAKREGEKWAMLTAYDALTAGVFDEAGIPVLLVGDSAGNNHLGYENTVPVTVDQLVMLSAAVVRGTKRAMVIGDLPFGSYQSSPAQALETAARFMKEAGVGAVKLEGGRRVLPQVEALVQAGVPVMAHIGLTPQSVNVLGGYRIAGRGDEEAEKLISDAKALQHAGAFAIVLELVPAELAARVSAEIDVPTVGIGAGAGTDAQVLVWTDMAGLTPGGVPKFVKQYADMRTLLGDAARAFASDVVNGAYPDESHSYH; translated from the coding sequence ATGTCCGCTGAAAGCAGCGCCACGCAGGAGTCCGCAGTATCGTCCTCGGCCGCCCAGCCCAAGCTCTCGCTGTATGGCGGGACCGGGACCGGCCGCCGCGTCACCGTCCGCGACCTGGCCAAGGCCAAGCGCGAGGGGGAGAAGTGGGCGATGCTCACCGCCTATGACGCCCTGACCGCCGGCGTGTTCGACGAGGCCGGGATCCCGGTCCTGCTCGTCGGGGACTCCGCGGGCAACAACCACCTCGGGTACGAGAACACCGTGCCGGTGACCGTCGACCAGCTGGTCATGCTCTCCGCCGCCGTGGTGCGCGGGACCAAGCGCGCCATGGTGATCGGCGACCTGCCCTTCGGCTCCTACCAGTCCTCGCCGGCCCAGGCGCTGGAGACCGCGGCGCGGTTCATGAAGGAGGCCGGGGTCGGCGCGGTCAAGCTCGAAGGCGGCCGCCGGGTGCTCCCGCAGGTCGAGGCGCTGGTGCAGGCCGGCGTGCCGGTGATGGCGCACATCGGGCTCACCCCGCAGTCGGTCAACGTCCTGGGCGGATACCGGATAGCGGGACGGGGCGACGAGGAGGCGGAGAAGCTGATCTCCGACGCCAAGGCGCTGCAGCACGCCGGCGCGTTCGCGATCGTCCTGGAGCTCGTCCCGGCCGAACTGGCCGCGCGGGTCTCCGCCGAGATCGACGTCCCCACCGTGGGCATCGGCGCCGGCGCCGGCACCGACGCGCAGGTCCTGGTCTGGACCGACATGGCGGGACTGACACCCGGCGGCGTGCCGAAGTTCGTGAAGCAGTACGCGGATATGCGCACGCTGCTCGGCGACGCGGCGCGGGCGTTCGCCAGCGACGTGGTGAACGGGGCATACCCGGACGAGTCGCACTCGTACCACTGA
- the map gene encoding type I methionyl aminopeptidase: MATLVPGTVSPTLPVPAAIKRPEYVGRKGPRPYTGGEVQDAETVEKMRTASRIAADALVETGRAAKPGVTTDELDRIGHEYLLDHRAYPSTLGYKGYPKSMCTSVNEVICHGIPDTTVLADGDIVNVDITAYIGGVHGDTNATFEVGTVDEESHLLVERTREALDRAIKAVRPGRQINVIGRVIESYAKRFGYGVVRDFTGHGISTAFHTGLIIPHFDDPYATLVMQPGMTFTIEPMLTLGTADYEMWPDKWTAVTRDRKRTAQFEHTMVVTNDGVEVLTLPSGE; encoded by the coding sequence ATGGCGACACTTGTACCCGGCACCGTCTCTCCCACTCTGCCCGTCCCGGCGGCGATCAAGCGACCGGAGTACGTGGGACGCAAGGGACCCAGGCCGTACACCGGCGGCGAGGTCCAGGACGCCGAGACCGTCGAGAAGATGCGGACCGCCTCCCGCATCGCCGCCGACGCGCTGGTGGAGACCGGCAGGGCGGCCAAGCCCGGCGTCACCACCGACGAGCTGGACCGCATCGGCCACGAGTACCTGCTGGACCACCGCGCCTACCCCTCCACGCTGGGCTACAAGGGGTACCCCAAATCGATGTGCACCTCGGTCAACGAGGTCATCTGCCACGGCATCCCGGACACCACGGTCCTGGCGGACGGCGACATCGTGAACGTGGACATCACCGCCTACATCGGCGGCGTCCACGGCGACACCAACGCCACCTTCGAGGTCGGCACCGTAGACGAGGAATCGCACCTGCTGGTCGAGCGCACCCGCGAAGCCCTGGACCGCGCCATCAAGGCCGTCCGCCCCGGCCGCCAGATCAACGTCATCGGCCGCGTGATCGAGAGCTACGCCAAGCGCTTCGGCTACGGCGTCGTCCGCGACTTCACCGGCCACGGCATCTCCACGGCCTTCCACACCGGCCTGATCATCCCGCACTTCGACGACCCCTACGCGACCCTGGTGATGCAGCCCGGCATGACCTTCACCATCGAGCCCATGCTCACCCTCGGCACCGCCGACTACGAGATGTGGCCCGACAAGTGGACCGCGGTCACCCGCGACCGCAAGCGCACCGCCCAGTTCGAGCACACGATGGTCGTGACGAACGACGGCGTCGAGGTGCTGACGCTGCCCAGCGGGGAGTGA
- a CDS encoding MFS transporter: MSVDVTPLRVSRDYRFLTASSVISGFGSFLTYVAVPFQIKDLTGSALAVGLLGATELVPLVVCGLWGGALADAMDRRKLVVSTEAASALLSVLLLVNALMPHPLLWPIYALTAAFAAVNGLQRPSREAIVPRIVPPDLVVPAGALQWLLGSFTQIAGPALGGVLVATTGPTVSYVADAATFVISCGFLLQLKPSPQGEDAEGASLRGIAAGWRYARSRQELIGTYVVDIAAMTFAMPTALFPFLADHLHASWSLGLLYAAPAVGSALISLTSGWTKHVHRHGLAVIWAAGAWGVAIALVAATQQVWIVVACLAAAGAADAVSGVFRMSIWNQTIPDALRGRLAGIEMLSFSSGPILGQIRAGSMAALRGPVFSVGFGGVACVGAVIGLAAWLPGFRRYDARTDAHAGAVRAERLAAHAEPSL, translated from the coding sequence ATGAGCGTCGACGTGACGCCGCTGAGGGTCTCGCGCGACTACCGGTTCCTGACCGCGTCCTCGGTGATCTCCGGCTTCGGCTCCTTCCTGACCTATGTCGCGGTCCCCTTCCAGATCAAGGACCTCACCGGTTCGGCGCTCGCGGTCGGTCTGCTCGGCGCGACCGAGCTGGTGCCGCTGGTGGTCTGCGGGCTGTGGGGCGGCGCGCTGGCCGACGCCATGGACCGGCGCAAGCTCGTGGTGTCGACCGAGGCGGCCTCGGCGCTGTTGTCGGTGCTGCTGTTGGTGAACGCGCTGATGCCGCATCCGCTGCTGTGGCCGATCTACGCGCTGACAGCGGCGTTCGCGGCGGTGAACGGCTTGCAGCGGCCGTCGCGGGAGGCGATCGTGCCGCGCATCGTGCCGCCGGATTTGGTGGTCCCGGCCGGCGCGTTGCAGTGGCTGCTGGGGTCGTTCACGCAGATCGCCGGGCCTGCGCTGGGCGGTGTCCTGGTCGCTACGACCGGACCCACGGTCTCCTATGTCGCGGACGCCGCGACATTCGTGATCTCGTGCGGATTCCTCTTACAGCTCAAGCCTTCGCCGCAGGGCGAGGACGCCGAGGGAGCCAGCCTGCGCGGGATAGCCGCCGGCTGGCGGTACGCGCGCAGCCGGCAGGAGTTGATCGGCACGTATGTGGTGGACATCGCGGCGATGACGTTCGCGATGCCGACCGCGCTGTTCCCCTTCCTCGCCGACCATCTGCACGCCTCGTGGTCCCTGGGACTGCTGTACGCCGCACCCGCCGTCGGCTCGGCGCTGATCTCCCTCACCAGCGGCTGGACGAAGCACGTCCACCGGCACGGGCTGGCGGTGATCTGGGCCGCCGGGGCGTGGGGCGTGGCGATCGCGTTGGTGGCGGCGACGCAGCAGGTGTGGATCGTGGTGGCGTGCCTGGCCGCCGCCGGTGCGGCGGACGCGGTCAGCGGCGTGTTCCGGATGTCGATCTGGAACCAGACCATCCCCGACGCGCTGCGCGGCCGGCTCGCCGGGATCGAGATGCTGTCGTTCTCCAGCGGACCGATTCTGGGACAGATCCGCGCCGGGTCGATGGCGGCACTGCGGGGACCGGTGTTCTCGGTCGGCTTCGGCGGTGTGGCCTGCGTCGGGGCGGTGATCGGGCTGGCCGCGTGGCTGCCGGGGTTCCGGCGTTACGACGCGCGGACCGATGCGCACGCGGGCGCTGTCAGGGCCGAAAGGCTGGCGGCGCATGCTGAGCCGTCCCTATGA